Proteins encoded together in one Scheffersomyces stipitis CBS 6054 chromosome 5, complete sequence window:
- a CDS encoding predicted protein gives LSMSWYACSVAVRFVGKEDTHATSGIHLVQRSEAGSVISDFVLTVGYFAQLDSLRVLVNSSNNAKSSLKEIFWYPGKLVAQYGIASNMEVLDELRFFKSSSFHLIPNDILNRQTLGNLSLLHIELGSAARNEYFANSTYEPISFDWKVSTTVGSSIVIVSSPFNFTNSLLFSNFLSSGTVIYSFPGGVGYLTDIKYLENMCGAVVNRADKPSVSLGLVLGSLRKQNGDGDLMMILSWKIIRDLMVKHQPAGREAPQLHNNKLASKIPSVVREPREVDDNSWGTCIYYNETTLVTNFHVLKPFVESDSADARCDIFLSNAVILTLTQDDLIFTPFKAIDLSFIKLSPKNLSLLTNSNKDYEPVKPTYDYKVGQKVTSKSFGLFLNTTNVKALESKGIVNSIFQLALHDDGKATINSVIITSSSCWNGSSGGAIHLNSDNSFIGIICSNAQVKLPLLDVESEEDKIEKLSRFSFVLPVQLIDYSYNYVMNKSAGPVHLSGQIRDSWQLKTFHEDIVLEPTKL, from the exons cTCTCGATGCTGTGGTATGCTTGTTCTGTAGCAGTACGCTTTGtaggaaaagaagataccCATGCTACTTCCGGAATCCATTTGGTGCAGAGGTCTGAGGCTGGTTCTGTGATTTCTGACTTTGTGCTCACGGTAGGCTACTTTGCACAGCTTGACAGCTTGCGGGTTCTTGTTAACTCTTCAAACAACGCTAAGAGCTCATTGAAGGAAATCTTTTGGTATCCTGGAAAACTTGTTGCTCAGTATGGCATCGCACTGAATATGGAGGTGTTGGACGAGTTGCGCTTTTTCAAGTCCTCCAGCTTTCACTTGATTCCCAACGATATTCTCAACAGACAGACCTTGGGCAACTTGTCTTTGTTGCACATCGAGCTTGGATCAGCTGCTCGGAACGAATACTTTGCCAATAGTACGTATGAGCCAATCAGCTTCGACTGGAAGGTTCTGACAACTGTCGGGCTGAGCATTGTTATAGTGCTGTCCCCGTTCAACTTCACTAATTCGCTACTATTTTCGAATTTTCTCTCCAGTGGAACAGTCATATATTCATTTCCTGGCGGTGTAGGCTACTTGACGGATATAAAGTACTTGGAGAACATGTGCGGAGCTGTGGTGAACCGAGCTGACAAGCCTTCAGTATCACTCGGTTTGGTATTAGGTAGCTTGAGAAAGCAGAATGGCGATGGTGATCTCATGATGATCTTGTCGTGGAAGATAATACGAGACTTGATGGTGAAACACCAGCCTGCTGGGCGTGAAGCTCCACAGCTTCACAATAATAAATTGGCTAGCAAAATCCCCTCTGTGGTCCGAGAGCCTAGGGAAGTCGA TGACAATTCGTGGGGTACTTGTATCTACTATAACGAGACAACACTAGTAACTAACTTCCACGTTCTCAAGCCGTTTGTAGAATCGGACTCGGCAGATGCCAGGTGCGATATCTTTCTCTCGAATGCGGTGATTCTCACACTAACACAAGACGATTTGATATTCACGCCGTTCAAGGCAATCGATCTCTCGTTCATCAAGCTATCTCCGAAGAACTTGTCCCTCTTGACCAATAGTAACAAAGATTACGAGCCAGTTAAGCCAACTTACGATTATAAAGTCGGTCAAAAAGTCACTTCCAAGAGCTTTGGCTTATTCCTCAATACCACCAACGTCAAAGCTTTGGAATCAAAAGGAATAGTAAATAGCATATTTCAATTGGCTCTTCATGATGACGGGAAAGCCACCATTAATTCCGTCATCATCACATCCTCGTCTTGCTGGAATGGCTCCTCGGGTGGTGCTATTCATTTGAACAGCGATAACAGCTTTATTGGTATCATCTGCTCGAACGCACAGGTCAAGCTCCCGCTTTTAGATGTGGAgctggaagaagacaagatcGAAAAGCTTCTGCGATTCTCTTTTGTCTTACCGGTACAACTTATAGACTACAGTTACAATTACGTAATGAACAAAAGTGCTGGTCCAGTTCATCTAAGTGGACAGATTCGCGATTCATGGCAACTCAAGACTTTTCATGAAGACATAGTTCTTGAACCAACGAAGTTATGA
- the SCJ1 gene encoding dnaJ homolog in endoplasmic reticulum (go_process protein folding), which produces MRVVTILAVLFVNFALLIAAAQKDYYQILGVNKDAGEKEIKSAYRQLSLKYHPDKNPGSEEAHEKFLEVGEAYDVLSNSEKRSNYDKFGDANGGPSNQEFQFDFGDMFGQFFGGHGGGGQGGQRVRKGDSTQVNLHVALGDFYNGKLLEFDVEMMNICEKCEGTGSKDRQTHTCDKCKGAGVVTVRHQLAPGMVQQVRMQCDQCGGKGKTIAHKCGSCSGKGVHAGPRHYEVYIKPGQPRDSNIVLHGEGDRNPDWVPGDLIINVREEFVKSWGYRRIHSNLYRTEVLTLNESIEGGWERKIAFLDAEDNVLTLKREKGVRVTDGEVEIIKGKGMPLLDEHQDHNDDYGDLFIQYKILVAGGKAQKLSHEKDEL; this is translated from the coding sequence ATGAGAGTTGTCACGATACTAGCAGTGCTTTTCGTAAACTTCGCACTTCTTATTGCGGCTGCGCAAAAGGACTATTATCAGATTCTTGGAGTGAACAAGGATGCTGGCGAAAAAGAGATCAAGCTGGCCTATAGACAGTTGAGTTTGAAATACCATCCAGATAAGAATCCTGGCAGTGAAGAAGCACACGAGAAGTTTTTGGAAGTGGGTGAAGCTTACGACGTTTTGAGCAATTCCGAAAAGAGATCAAACTACGACAAATTTGGTGACGCCAACGGAGGACCGTCTAACCAGGAGTTCCAGTTTGATTTTGGAGATATGTTTGGACAATTCTTTGGAGGTCACGGTGGTGGTGGTCAAGGCGGCCAGAGAGTACGTAAGGGTGACAGCACACAAGTAAACTTGCATGTAGCACTTGGCGATTTCTATAATGgaaagttgttggagttTGATGTTGAGATGATGAACATCTGTGAGAAATGTGAGGGTACTGGATCAAAGGATAGACAAACCCATACATGTGACAAGTGCAAGGGTGCCGGAGTAGTGACAGTTCGTCATCAGCTTGCTCCCGGTATGGTTCAACAGGTCAGAATGCAATGTGACCAGTGCGGAGGTAAGGGTAAGACTATAGCCCATAAATGTGGCTCCTGCTCAGGAAAGGGTGTCCATGCTGGACCCAGACATTATGAAGTATACATCAAACCGGGCCAGCCGCGCGATTCCAACATTGTTTTGCATGGCGAAGGTGACAGGAATCCAGACTGGGTTCCCGGCGACTTGATTATTAATGTCCGCGAGGAGTTCGTCAAGAGCTGGGGCTACAGACGGATCCATAGTAATTTGTACAGAACAGAAGTCTTGACTTTGAACGAATCCATCGAAGGAGGCTGGGAGAGAAAGATTGCATTTTTGGATGCCGAAGATAACGTTCTTACgttgaagagagaaaaaGGTGTCAGGGTTACAGACGGAGAAGTAGAGATCATCAAGGGCAAGGGGATGCCATTGTTGGATGAGCACCAGGACCATAATGATGATTACGGAGATTTATTCATCCAGTACAAGATCCTTGTAGCTGGGGGTAAGGCACAGAAGTTGCTGCACGAGAAAGATGAATTATAG